From a region of the Haloferax volcanii DS2 genome:
- a CDS encoding DUF6789 family protein, with protein MASETATTRLESTTATSWRTGVAAGSLAAVVMGAMMVVQMRPVLEVAIPSMYGLTGGAAGFTIHVAHGAILGVAFAGLVSALDFDLDGSLRSLGAGVGYGVVLWVVLAVLVMPVWLGAVGSPANPPLPNVNVTSLVGHVVYGAVLGASYPALDGVF; from the coding sequence ATGGCCTCTGAAACAGCCACGACACGACTCGAATCGACGACGGCCACCTCTTGGCGCACCGGCGTCGCCGCCGGCTCGCTCGCCGCCGTCGTCATGGGAGCGATGATGGTCGTCCAGATGCGGCCGGTCCTCGAAGTCGCCATTCCCTCGATGTACGGCTTGACGGGCGGGGCCGCCGGCTTCACAATCCACGTCGCCCACGGCGCGATTCTCGGCGTCGCGTTCGCCGGCCTCGTGAGCGCCCTCGACTTCGACCTCGACGGTTCGCTCAGGTCGCTCGGAGCGGGCGTCGGCTACGGCGTCGTCCTCTGGGTCGTCCTCGCCGTCTTGGTAATGCCCGTGTGGCTCGGTGCGGTCGGCTCGCCCGCGAACCCGCCGCTCCCGAACGTGAACGTGACGAGCCTCGTCGGCCACGTCGTCTACGGGGCCGTCCTCGGGGCGTCGTACCCCGCGCTCGACGGCGTCTTCTGA
- a CDS encoding sulfite exporter TauE/SafE family protein, which translates to MSSQSLSHVQKSFLKYQHILVFIAPLLFLASVFTMAPTPSGVGMEYWLQYWWLFPVFLTGATIVNTVGISGSALFVPFLIFIFPIFAHPLDSSTLVKVGLISEAFGLSSSAVAFIQYGLVDRRLALTLVGGSIPFVVGGALLSFVIPDVVFHALLGIALLAASYLLFNADLGHDEPGSSDTDHAAATDGGTVSASLPNDPGKLGPAGVNTADDGTVTRVDRDGDDYTYTRGGYLRRFANYSVGGMFQGLAGFGIGELGIISMLGTKVPVRVAIGTNHIVVALTAILASLVHVFGGGLVGGHSLSLATTPWNMVVFTVPATVLGGQIAPYVSNALETSVIKNFVGVLFAVISLALFLMALGI; encoded by the coding sequence ATGAGCTCTCAGTCTCTCAGTCACGTCCAGAAGTCGTTCCTGAAGTACCAACACATCCTCGTGTTCATCGCTCCCCTGCTGTTCCTCGCCTCGGTGTTCACCATGGCACCGACGCCGTCGGGTGTAGGCATGGAGTACTGGCTCCAGTACTGGTGGCTGTTCCCGGTGTTCCTCACCGGCGCGACCATCGTGAACACGGTCGGCATCAGCGGGTCGGCGCTCTTCGTCCCGTTCCTCATCTTCATCTTCCCCATCTTCGCGCACCCGCTCGACTCGTCGACGCTGGTGAAAGTGGGCCTCATCAGCGAGGCGTTCGGCCTCTCCAGTTCGGCCGTCGCTTTCATCCAGTACGGCCTCGTCGACCGGCGACTGGCGCTGACGCTCGTCGGCGGCTCGATTCCGTTCGTCGTCGGCGGCGCGCTCCTGTCGTTCGTCATCCCCGACGTGGTGTTCCACGCGCTGCTCGGAATCGCGCTGCTCGCCGCGTCCTACCTGCTGTTCAACGCCGACCTCGGCCACGACGAACCCGGCTCGTCGGACACCGACCACGCCGCGGCCACCGACGGCGGCACCGTCTCCGCGAGCCTCCCCAACGACCCCGGTAAGCTCGGTCCCGCGGGCGTCAACACGGCCGACGACGGGACCGTCACCCGCGTCGACCGCGACGGTGACGACTACACCTACACCCGCGGCGGCTACCTGCGTCGCTTCGCCAATTACAGCGTCGGTGGGATGTTCCAGGGCCTCGCCGGCTTCGGTATCGGTGAACTCGGCATCATCTCGATGCTCGGCACGAAAGTCCCCGTTCGCGTCGCCATCGGCACGAACCACATCGTGGTCGCGCTGACCGCCATCTTGGCGTCGCTCGTCCACGTCTTCGGCGGCGGCCTCGTCGGCGGCCACTCGCTGAGCCTCGCGACGACGCCGTGGAACATGGTCGTCTTCACCGTCCCCGCGACGGTCCTCGGCGGCCAAATCGCGCCCTACGTGTCGAACGCGCTGGAGACCAGCGTCATCAAGAACTTCGTCGGCGTCCTCTTCGCCGTCATCTCGCTGGCGCTGTTCCTGATGGCGCTGGGTATCTAA
- a CDS encoding SPFH domain-containing protein: MDSLFYQLGKLSASSSSSSSSGAERVDSDPGRLPRWLAPLAVAVVVFGLAVVVFPVTPLTLAGYVVLALAVAAVYDAVEIVQAYEKRTLTVFGDYKGILEPGLNVVPPFVSKTYRFDMRTQTLDVPSQEAITEDNSPVTADAVVYIRVMDPERAFLQVDNYRRAVSLLAQTTLRAALGDMELDDTLARRDHINARIRRELDEPTDEWGVRVESVEVREVKPSKDVENAMEQQTSAERRRRAMILEAQGERRSAVEKAEGDKQSNIIRAQGEKQSQILEAQGDAISTVLRARAAESMGERAIIDKGMETLANIGTSPSTTYVLPQELTSLLGRYGKGLSGSDVQQAAGLESKAFDEETRELLGLDDIGEILGELDGVETADISADAVDIEIEDGGVE, from the coding sequence ATGGACAGCCTGTTCTACCAGCTCGGGAAGCTCTCGGCGTCCTCCTCGTCGTCTTCGTCGTCGGGCGCGGAGCGGGTCGACAGCGACCCCGGCCGACTCCCGCGGTGGCTCGCCCCCCTCGCGGTCGCGGTGGTCGTCTTCGGCCTCGCGGTGGTCGTCTTCCCCGTCACGCCGCTGACGCTCGCGGGCTACGTCGTCCTCGCGCTCGCCGTCGCCGCGGTGTACGATGCGGTCGAAATCGTGCAGGCGTACGAAAAGCGGACGCTCACCGTGTTCGGGGACTACAAGGGCATCCTCGAACCGGGGCTGAACGTCGTCCCGCCGTTCGTCTCGAAGACCTACCGCTTCGACATGCGGACCCAGACGCTCGACGTGCCCTCCCAAGAAGCCATCACGGAGGACAACTCGCCGGTCACGGCCGACGCGGTGGTCTACATCCGCGTGATGGACCCCGAACGCGCCTTCCTGCAAGTCGACAACTACCGCCGGGCCGTCTCGCTGCTCGCCCAGACGACGCTCCGAGCCGCCCTCGGCGACATGGAACTCGACGACACGCTGGCGCGCCGCGACCACATCAACGCGCGCATCCGCCGGGAACTCGACGAGCCGACCGACGAGTGGGGCGTCCGCGTGGAGTCCGTCGAGGTCCGCGAGGTGAAGCCCTCGAAGGACGTCGAGAACGCGATGGAACAGCAGACCTCCGCCGAGCGCCGCCGCCGGGCCATGATTCTCGAAGCGCAGGGTGAACGTCGCTCCGCCGTCGAGAAGGCGGAGGGCGACAAGCAGTCGAACATCATCCGCGCTCAGGGCGAAAAGCAGTCGCAAATCCTCGAAGCGCAGGGCGACGCCATCTCGACGGTGCTTCGGGCCCGCGCGGCGGAGTCGATGGGCGAGCGCGCCATCATCGACAAGGGCATGGAGACGCTGGCGAACATCGGCACCTCGCCGTCGACGACGTACGTCCTGCCGCAGGAGCTCACGTCGCTGCTCGGCCGCTACGGCAAGGGGCTGTCCGGCTCGGACGTACAGCAGGCGGCGGGACTCGAAAGCAAGGCGTTCGACGAGGAGACCCGCGAACTCCTCGGCCTCGACGACATCGGCGAGATACTCGGGGAGTTGGACGGCGTCGAGACGGCCGATATCTCCGCGGACGCGGTCGACATCGAAATCGAAGACGGCGGCGTCGAGTGA
- a CDS encoding DUF7554 family protein, with product MRTNRGRIDVEDLLKIILLLVLVWLVLEIIGEVLGLFGALLGPLQPLLGLVVAALIVLWLLDRI from the coding sequence ATGCGAACGAACCGCGGCCGAATCGACGTGGAGGACCTGCTGAAAATCATCCTCCTGCTCGTCCTCGTCTGGCTCGTCCTCGAAATCATCGGCGAGGTGCTCGGGCTGTTCGGTGCGCTGCTCGGCCCACTCCAGCCGCTTTTGGGACTCGTCGTCGCGGCGCTCATCGTCCTCTGGCTGCTCGACCGAATCTGA
- a CDS encoding 2'-5' RNA ligase family protein, with protein sequence MYSLNVPVPGRVARLASDLFPYLAPFDRVRDRHTLVCKRFEDADLDRLREQLRRALAGQPAFEARVTDVRFFEEPPRGAAPVVYLAVDSPGLLDLHRTLTDDFGAIEGIEGDDYVPHVTLARGGSVADARAVASQPLDPIEWTVSQLDIYDSSFRETTASISLPA encoded by the coding sequence GTGTACAGTCTGAACGTCCCGGTTCCGGGGCGGGTCGCCCGCCTCGCGTCCGACCTGTTTCCGTATCTCGCCCCGTTCGACCGGGTTCGCGACCGGCACACGCTCGTCTGCAAGCGGTTCGAAGACGCCGACCTCGACCGCCTCCGCGAACAGTTGCGGCGCGCGCTCGCCGGCCAACCGGCGTTCGAAGCCCGCGTCACTGACGTCCGATTCTTCGAGGAGCCGCCCCGCGGAGCCGCGCCGGTCGTCTACCTCGCGGTCGACAGCCCCGGCCTTCTCGACCTCCACCGGACGCTCACCGACGATTTCGGCGCTATCGAGGGAATCGAGGGCGACGACTACGTCCCGCACGTCACGCTCGCTCGCGGCGGCAGCGTCGCGGACGCCCGCGCGGTCGCGAGCCAACCGCTCGACCCCATCGAGTGGACCGTCTCGCAGCTCGATATCTACGACTCGTCGTTCCGCGAGACCACGGCCTCGATTTCGCTCCCGGCCTGA
- a CDS encoding cytochrome P450: MSATPPGPKGLPLFGASRQYARDPFTFLTAVADAYGDVVHFDLGPLDTYMLTNPADVETVLVSEASKFRKPQFQDRAIGDLLGDGLLMSEGATWKRQRQLAQPAFDVRRISTMAGMMTDRTESMLSSWGDGDVVDVQLEMARLTVEIIVDAMFGTDLDDERIRRVQENLEPLGARFEPDPLRFLTPDWAPTRENREYKQALSELESLVWDIVEERRGTEYGETPASSVPADATGEERPMDLLSILLRAYDEGEQTEENLRDELMTMLLAGHDTTALTLTYAWYLLSQHPEAEAKLHRELDEVLGGRTPTFEDVRQLEYTERVLNEAMRLYPPVYVMFREPKVDVRLGGYRVPAGSAIMLPQWVVHRSERWWDDPLEFDPDRWAPERAGDRPRFAYFPFGGGPRHCIGKHLSLLEGRLILGTVAQRYELDYVRDEPFSLRGSLTMHPEEPMGMRLRARD, translated from the coding sequence ATGAGTGCGACCCCTCCCGGCCCGAAGGGCCTCCCGTTGTTCGGCGCGAGCAGACAGTACGCCCGCGACCCGTTTACGTTCCTAACGGCCGTCGCGGACGCCTACGGCGACGTGGTCCACTTCGACCTCGGCCCGCTCGACACGTACATGCTCACGAACCCGGCGGACGTCGAGACGGTGCTCGTGAGCGAGGCGTCGAAGTTCAGAAAGCCGCAGTTCCAAGACCGCGCCATCGGCGACCTGCTGGGCGACGGCCTGCTGATGAGCGAGGGCGCGACGTGGAAGAGACAGCGCCAGCTCGCCCAGCCGGCGTTCGACGTGCGGCGCATCTCGACGATGGCCGGCATGATGACCGACCGGACGGAGTCGATGCTGTCGTCGTGGGGCGACGGCGACGTGGTGGACGTGCAACTGGAGATGGCGCGGCTGACCGTCGAGATAATCGTCGACGCCATGTTCGGCACCGACCTCGACGACGAGCGCATCCGGCGGGTACAGGAGAACCTCGAACCGCTCGGCGCGCGGTTCGAACCCGACCCGCTTCGGTTCCTGACGCCCGACTGGGCACCGACGCGGGAGAACCGCGAGTACAAGCAGGCGCTGTCCGAACTCGAATCGCTCGTCTGGGACATCGTCGAGGAGCGCCGCGGGACCGAGTACGGCGAGACGCCGGCGTCGTCAGTGCCGGCCGACGCGACGGGCGAGGAGCGGCCGATGGACCTGCTTTCGATTCTGCTCCGCGCCTACGACGAGGGCGAGCAGACGGAAGAGAACCTCCGCGACGAGCTGATGACGATGCTCCTCGCGGGCCACGACACGACGGCGCTGACGCTGACGTACGCGTGGTATCTGCTCTCGCAACACCCCGAGGCGGAGGCGAAGCTCCACCGCGAACTGGACGAGGTGCTCGGCGGGCGGACGCCGACGTTCGAGGACGTGCGACAGCTGGAGTACACAGAGCGCGTGCTGAACGAAGCGATGCGGCTGTATCCGCCGGTGTACGTCATGTTCCGCGAGCCGAAGGTGGACGTTCGCCTCGGCGGCTACCGCGTTCCCGCGGGGTCGGCCATCATGCTCCCGCAGTGGGTCGTCCACCGCTCGGAGCGCTGGTGGGACGACCCGTTGGAGTTCGACCCGGACCGCTGGGCACCCGAGCGGGCCGGCGACCGCCCGCGCTTCGCGTACTTCCCGTTCGGCGGCGGGCCGCGCCACTGCATCGGCAAGCACCTCTCGCTGCTCGAAGGGCGGCTCATCCTCGGCACCGTCGCCCAGCGGTACGAACTCGACTACGTCCGCGACGAGCCGTTCTCGCTCCGCGGGTCGCTGACGATGCATCCGGAGGAGCCGATGGGGATGCGGCTCCGGGCGCGCGACTGA
- a CDS encoding NUDIX hydrolase: MSSPPTLTFAAGGLLRRDDGRLCLVHRPRYDDWSLPKGKLEPGETLVETAVREVREETRCEVDCGRFAGRYEYRVPDDAGTRSGPKGVFVWHMRVVDEHQFEPDAEVDARQWVTPVEALQRLTYETERALVRRAFELNE, from the coding sequence GTGTCCTCACCACCGACCCTGACGTTCGCGGCCGGCGGGCTTCTCCGCCGCGACGACGGCCGACTCTGTCTCGTCCACCGGCCGCGCTACGACGACTGGTCGCTCCCGAAGGGGAAACTCGAACCCGGCGAGACGCTGGTCGAGACCGCCGTCAGAGAGGTCCGCGAGGAGACGAGATGCGAGGTCGACTGCGGCCGGTTCGCCGGGCGCTACGAGTACCGCGTTCCCGACGACGCGGGGACACGGAGCGGGCCGAAGGGCGTGTTCGTCTGGCACATGCGCGTCGTCGACGAGCACCAGTTCGAGCCCGACGCCGAGGTGGACGCGCGCCAGTGGGTTACCCCGGTCGAAGCCCTCCAACGGCTTACCTATGAGACCGAACGGGCGCTGGTCAGACGGGCGTTCGAACTCAACGAGTGA
- a CDS encoding ATP-dependent DNA helicase: MAHANGAPDDGDADGAWRFFPYDEPYPNQEAAMSGIADALDDERNVLLEGATGTGKTISALVPALSYAREHDKTVVITTNVHQQMRQFVEDARAITREEAIRAVVFRGKSSMCHIDVGFQECQTLRDTTRSIVEKESDKAELSEQTQSLLDGIREGESGAADARSAVTDELDAIDDELAELKEGNYCEHYYNNLTRNTDEFFQWLFDDVRTPDEIFEYAGKQNLCGYELLKEGMEGIDLVVCNYHHLLDPMIREQFFRWLDRDPDDVITVFDEAHNIEGAARDHASRALTENTLESAMTELEDEDDSRAESARNVIGTFLDALRDSYESAFGFGEREQVGENWYDLSIASQGRRDDLTMEFLQSYEGRGIDVEVELALQLGKQLDEQYEDAYKNGEATTRKECQTLQAANFIADWTELGDELGRHPVLSVRRDGGTDEIYGRAELYTCIPREVTKELFEEVHASILMSATLRPFDVTESTLGLDDPVTMAYGLEYPEENRRTFSVSLPALFSSERDDPGTQETVEEVLADAAGFTPGNTLAFFPSYAEAERYHERLRANPNVDAELFLDEPGVRAEEMRREFVAEDGAVLLTSLWGTLAEGVSFDGDDARTVVVVGVPYPHLSERLEAVQDAYDRVYRRKKDAGWRYAVEIPTIRKTRQALGRVIRAPDDFGVRVLADKRYTRESTSMGKYGVRGSFPVEERSEMVDIAPNKLKFAMLNFYTDHDAYDGDPPRP; encoded by the coding sequence GTGGCCCACGCCAACGGCGCACCCGACGACGGCGACGCGGACGGAGCGTGGCGGTTCTTCCCGTACGACGAGCCGTACCCGAATCAGGAGGCGGCGATGTCCGGCATCGCCGACGCGCTCGACGACGAGCGGAACGTCCTCCTCGAAGGGGCGACCGGGACCGGGAAGACCATCTCCGCGCTCGTGCCCGCGCTCTCGTACGCCCGCGAGCACGACAAGACGGTCGTCATCACGACGAACGTCCACCAGCAGATGCGCCAGTTCGTCGAGGACGCCCGCGCCATCACCAGAGAGGAGGCCATCCGCGCGGTGGTGTTCCGCGGGAAGTCCTCGATGTGCCACATCGACGTGGGTTTTCAGGAGTGTCAGACCCTCCGCGATACGACCCGGAGCATCGTCGAAAAGGAGTCCGACAAGGCCGAACTCTCCGAGCAGACGCAGTCGCTCCTCGACGGGATCCGAGAGGGTGAGTCCGGCGCGGCCGACGCGCGAAGCGCCGTCACGGACGAACTCGACGCCATCGACGACGAGTTGGCGGAGTTGAAGGAGGGCAACTACTGCGAGCACTACTACAACAACCTCACGCGGAACACAGACGAGTTCTTCCAGTGGCTGTTCGACGACGTGCGGACGCCCGATGAGATTTTCGAGTACGCGGGCAAGCAGAACCTCTGCGGCTACGAACTGCTCAAGGAGGGCATGGAGGGCATCGACCTCGTCGTCTGCAACTACCACCACCTGCTCGACCCGATGATACGCGAGCAGTTCTTCCGGTGGTTGGACCGCGACCCCGACGACGTGATTACGGTGTTCGACGAGGCGCACAACATCGAGGGCGCGGCCCGCGACCACGCGAGTCGCGCGCTCACCGAGAACACGCTCGAAAGCGCGATGACCGAGTTGGAAGACGAAGACGACTCGCGGGCCGAGAGCGCCCGCAACGTCATCGGAACGTTCCTCGACGCGCTGCGCGACAGCTACGAATCGGCGTTCGGCTTCGGCGAGCGCGAGCAGGTCGGTGAGAACTGGTACGACCTCTCTATCGCCAGTCAGGGTCGTCGCGACGACCTGACGATGGAGTTCCTACAATCCTACGAGGGCCGCGGCATCGACGTGGAGGTCGAACTCGCGCTCCAGTTGGGCAAGCAGTTAGACGAGCAGTACGAAGACGCGTACAAGAACGGCGAGGCGACGACGCGCAAGGAGTGCCAGACGCTCCAGGCGGCGAACTTCATCGCCGACTGGACGGAGCTGGGCGACGAACTCGGCCGCCACCCGGTGCTGTCGGTCCGCCGCGACGGCGGCACCGACGAGATTTACGGCCGCGCGGAACTGTACACCTGTATCCCGCGGGAGGTCACGAAGGAGCTGTTCGAGGAGGTTCACGCGAGCATCCTGATGTCGGCGACGCTCCGCCCGTTCGACGTGACGGAAAGCACGCTCGGCCTCGACGACCCGGTGACGATGGCCTACGGCCTCGAATACCCCGAGGAGAACCGCCGGACGTTTTCGGTCTCGCTGCCCGCGCTGTTCTCCTCCGAGCGCGACGACCCCGGCACACAGGAGACGGTCGAGGAGGTGCTCGCGGACGCCGCCGGCTTCACGCCGGGGAACACGCTCGCGTTCTTCCCGTCGTACGCCGAGGCCGAGCGCTACCACGAGCGCCTGCGGGCGAACCCGAACGTCGACGCGGAGCTGTTTTTAGACGAACCGGGCGTCCGCGCCGAGGAGATGCGCCGGGAGTTCGTCGCCGAGGACGGCGCGGTGCTTCTCACCTCGCTGTGGGGGACGCTCGCGGAGGGGGTGAGCTTCGACGGCGACGACGCCCGAACGGTCGTGGTCGTCGGCGTACCCTACCCGCATCTCTCCGAGCGATTGGAGGCGGTACAGGACGCCTACGACCGCGTCTACCGTCGGAAAAAGGACGCCGGCTGGCGCTACGCCGTCGAGATTCCGACGATTCGAAAGACCCGACAGGCGCTCGGCCGGGTCATCCGCGCGCCCGACGACTTCGGTGTCCGCGTGCTGGCCGACAAGCGGTACACCCGCGAGAGCACCTCGATGGGGAAGTACGGCGTCCGCGGGTCGTTCCCGGTCGAGGAACGCTCCGAGATGGTCGATATCGCGCCGAACAAACTCAAGTTCGCGATGCTGAACTTCTACACCGACCACGACGCCTACGACGGCGACCCGCCGCGGCCCTGA
- the uvrB gene encoding excinuclease ABC subunit UvrB, which translates to MSESGPLSADRPDADREFRVDAPFDPAGDQPEAIEALARGFREGADVQTLLGVTGSGKTNTVSWVVEEIQKPTLVLAHNKTLAAQLYEEFKGLFPDNAVEYFVSYYDYYQPEAYIEQTDTYIDKDMSINEEIDRLRHSATRSLLTRDDVIVVASVSAIYGLGDPKNYTDMSLRLEVGQGMDRDELLRALVDLNYERNDVDFRQGTFRVRGDTVEVFPMYGRYAVRIEFWGDEIDRMLKLDPLEGEVKSSEPAVLVHPAEHYSIPEEQLEGAISEIEELMEQRVKHFQRQGDLVAAQRIEERTTFDIEMLRETGHCSGIENYSVHLSDREPGDAPYTLLDYFPDDFLTVIDESHVTLPQIKGQYAGDKSRKDSLVENGFRLPTAYDNRPLTFEEFEETVGQTLFASATPGDYEREHSDQIVEQIVRPTHLVDPKVEVTEATGQVDDLMARIDERIDRDERVLVTTLTKRMAEDLTEYLEEAGVDVAYMHDETDTLERHELIRSLRLGDIDVLVGINLLREGLDIPEVSLVAILDADQQGFLRSETTLVQTMGRAARNVNGEVVLYADEMTDAMEAAISETQRRRRIQQEFNEEHGYTPTTIEKEVGETNLPGSKTDTRGVSGDEPADADEAVEQIAFLEDRMQEAADNLEFELAADIRDRIQNLRREFDVDALEDGVAPEYPDEHDGEADDGLTPPDEF; encoded by the coding sequence ATGAGCGAGTCCGGTCCCCTGTCCGCCGACAGACCCGACGCAGACCGCGAATTCCGCGTCGACGCCCCCTTCGACCCCGCGGGCGACCAACCCGAGGCAATCGAGGCGCTGGCCCGCGGCTTCCGCGAGGGTGCCGACGTACAGACCCTGCTCGGTGTCACCGGCTCCGGCAAGACCAACACCGTCTCGTGGGTGGTCGAGGAGATTCAGAAGCCGACGCTCGTCCTCGCGCACAACAAGACGCTCGCCGCCCAGTTGTACGAGGAGTTCAAGGGCCTCTTTCCCGACAACGCGGTCGAGTACTTCGTCTCCTACTACGACTACTACCAGCCCGAGGCGTACATCGAACAGACCGACACCTACATCGACAAGGACATGTCGATAAACGAGGAAATCGACCGGCTCCGCCACTCCGCGACCCGGTCGCTTCTCACCCGCGACGACGTCATCGTCGTCGCCTCGGTGTCGGCCATCTACGGCCTCGGTGACCCGAAAAACTACACCGACATGTCCCTCCGGCTGGAGGTCGGCCAGGGGATGGACCGCGACGAACTGCTCCGCGCCCTCGTCGACCTCAACTACGAGCGCAACGACGTGGACTTCCGGCAGGGAACGTTCCGCGTCCGCGGCGACACTGTCGAGGTGTTCCCGATGTACGGCCGCTACGCCGTCCGCATCGAGTTCTGGGGCGACGAAATCGACCGCATGCTGAAGCTCGACCCGCTGGAGGGCGAGGTGAAGTCGTCGGAGCCGGCGGTGCTCGTCCACCCGGCGGAGCACTACTCCATCCCCGAAGAGCAGCTCGAAGGCGCAATCTCGGAAATCGAGGAACTGATGGAACAGCGGGTGAAGCACTTCCAGCGACAGGGCGACCTCGTGGCCGCCCAGCGCATCGAAGAGCGCACCACCTTCGACATCGAGATGCTCCGCGAGACGGGTCACTGCTCCGGCATCGAGAACTACTCGGTCCACCTCTCGGACCGCGAACCCGGCGACGCGCCCTACACGCTTCTGGACTACTTCCCCGACGACTTCCTCACCGTCATCGACGAGTCGCACGTCACGCTCCCGCAGATTAAGGGCCAGTACGCCGGCGACAAGTCCCGAAAGGACTCGCTCGTCGAAAACGGCTTCCGCCTGCCGACGGCCTACGACAACCGCCCGCTCACCTTCGAGGAGTTCGAAGAGACCGTCGGGCAGACGCTTTTCGCCTCCGCGACGCCCGGCGACTACGAGCGCGAGCACTCCGACCAAATCGTCGAGCAAATCGTCCGGCCGACCCACCTCGTGGACCCGAAAGTCGAGGTGACGGAGGCGACCGGACAGGTCGACGACCTGATGGCCCGCATCGACGAGCGCATCGACCGCGACGAGCGCGTGCTCGTCACGACGCTCACGAAGCGGATGGCCGAAGACCTCACCGAGTACCTCGAAGAGGCCGGCGTCGACGTGGCCTACATGCACGACGAGACCGACACGCTCGAACGCCACGAACTCATCCGGTCGCTCCGCCTCGGCGACATCGACGTGCTCGTCGGCATCAACCTCCTCCGGGAGGGCCTCGACATCCCGGAGGTCTCGCTCGTCGCCATCCTCGACGCCGACCAGCAGGGCTTCCTGCGCTCCGAGACCACGCTCGTCCAGACGATGGGTCGCGCCGCCCGCAACGTCAACGGCGAGGTCGTGCTCTACGCCGACGAGATGACGGACGCGATGGAGGCAGCCATTTCCGAGACGCAGCGCCGCCGCCGCATCCAACAGGAGTTCAACGAGGAACACGGCTACACGCCGACGACCATCGAAAAGGAGGTCGGCGAGACGAACCTGCCGGGGAGCAAGACCGACACCCGCGGCGTCTCCGGCGACGAACCCGCCGACGCCGACGAGGCGGTGGAACAGATAGCCTTCCTCGAAGACCGGATGCAGGAGGCCGCCGACAACCTCGAGTTCGAACTCGCCGCCGACATCCGCGACCGCATCCAGAACCTCCGCCGCGAGTTCGACGTGGACGCGCTCGAAGACGGCGTCGCGCCCGAGTACCCCGACGAACACGACGGCGAGGCCGACGACGGCCTGACGCCCCCGGACGAGTTCTGA
- a CDS encoding acyl-CoA thioesterase, with product MQQQSSVETRSLSASRAEMSEILMPNDTNNLGRALGGRILEWMDVCGAIAGRRFAERQVVTASMDHVDFLAPIDVGDVVTVEAYVFDTGRTSMDIKVDVTAERPSEGDRRETLTSFFTFVALDDDEKPVPVPDLVCDSQEERELRDAALQKRREHRAALAEEFE from the coding sequence ATGCAACAGCAATCGTCGGTCGAGACGCGGTCGTTGTCGGCGTCTCGCGCCGAGATGAGCGAGATTCTGATGCCCAACGACACGAACAACCTCGGACGCGCCCTCGGCGGGCGGATTTTAGAGTGGATGGACGTCTGCGGGGCCATCGCCGGGCGGCGCTTCGCCGAGCGGCAGGTGGTCACGGCGTCGATGGACCACGTGGACTTCCTCGCGCCCATCGACGTGGGCGACGTGGTGACCGTCGAGGCGTACGTCTTCGACACCGGCCGCACCAGCATGGACATCAAGGTGGACGTGACCGCCGAGCGCCCGAGCGAGGGCGACCGCCGCGAGACGCTCACCTCCTTTTTCACCTTCGTCGCGCTCGACGACGACGAGAAGCCGGTTCCGGTCCCGGACCTCGTCTGCGACTCCCAAGAGGAGCGCGAACTGCGCGACGCGGCGCTCCAGAAGCGCCGCGAACACCGCGCCGCGCTGGCAGAAGAGTTCGAGTAA
- a CDS encoding universal stress protein: MYDHILLPTDGSDATDATIEHAATFAETYGATVHVLSVADSRNRFESPSAGIAPDVWEKSELDRAESAADAAIEALPEGVETERIVVEGVPHSTIVDYAADGDIDLVVMATHGRTGLDHYLVGSVTERVVRQSDAPVLTVRAADEE; the protein is encoded by the coding sequence ATGTACGACCACATCCTGCTTCCGACCGACGGCAGCGACGCGACCGACGCGACCATCGAACACGCGGCGACCTTCGCGGAGACCTACGGCGCGACGGTCCACGTGCTGTCGGTGGCCGATTCGCGCAACCGCTTCGAGTCGCCCTCGGCCGGCATCGCGCCGGACGTGTGGGAAAAATCCGAACTCGACCGCGCGGAGTCGGCGGCCGACGCCGCAATCGAGGCGCTCCCCGAGGGCGTCGAGACCGAACGCATCGTCGTGGAGGGCGTGCCGCACTCGACTATCGTCGACTACGCCGCCGACGGCGACATCGACCTCGTCGTGATGGCGACCCACGGCCGCACCGGTCTCGACCACTACCTCGTCGGCTCCGTCACCGAGCGCGTCGTCCGGCAGTCGGACGCGCCGGTGTTGACCGTCCGCGCGGCGGACGAAGAATAA